From one Triticum aestivum cultivar Chinese Spring chromosome 4B, IWGSC CS RefSeq v2.1, whole genome shotgun sequence genomic stretch:
- the LOC123089598 gene encoding E3 ubiquitin-protein ligase WAV3-like codes for MASAGQRCAGCYGGIGRLEAAFSSECAHTFHPLCVSGAHTCPSCSAFWSFTPTFQPSPFQPQPARMPPPVRHDAAAASRSACGVCKCAFVYGSPTFTSECQHRFHLACATGSVCPVCNARWPYQVSCYPYLHPYQFPPPPPMPRPMPMWTSPFVDQPSPAVYDDDEPLEPLAAQGAPLDDWDLVQDAANGGGRLVLDAHCEHPAVARGEPHDSFVVLVHAKAPGAATAAAAEQTRTPLDLVTVLDVSGSMTGRKIALLKKAMDFVVDQLGPADRLSVVAFSTDARRPIPLTRMSDAGKVKAKGAVQLLMANGGTNILKGLTEAAKVLDGRRHKNAVASVILLSDGQDTYNLGGGGGGYGYGSVSYSKNYRALVPGSLLSGAGHRSTPVHTFGFGGDHDSSAMHTIAEETGGTFSFIEDEKVVQDSFAQCIGGLLSVVLQEALITVKCVHPVRVRAVKSGRYDSSIDAYARSASVDVGELYADEERRFLLLVDVPKAGDADEVTQIMKVTCTYRDTSTGQVVDVAGEDVAVQRPVEVAKDQQPSMEVAREKFRAEATEDIAAARAAAERGEYAEAARILDRRQEALLPALADDARCKALVEELRELSTRVASRREYEKSGRACILTGYSSHAQQRAASACVAGAGGGYRCPPPPGGAGGMGMGGAASVFGFGAAGAYATPAMQMMVGASRQVREQQQQQPATLKRKSGSDGVN; via the coding sequence ATGGCGAGCGCAGGCCAGCGGTGCGCCGGCTGCTACGGCGGCATCGGACGCTTGGAGGCCGCCTTCTCGTCGGAGTGCGCCCACACTTTCCACCCGCTCTGCGTCTCCGGCGCACACACGTGTCCCTCCTGTTCCGCGTTCTGGAGCTTCACGCCGACCTTCCAGCCGTCTCCCTTCCAGCCGCAGCCTGCCCGGATGCCGCCGCCCGTGCGTCACGACGCCGCTGCTGCTTCGAGGTCGGCGTGCGGCGTGTGCAAGTGCGCCTTTGTATACGGCTCCCCAACCTTCACGTCCGAGTGTCAGCACAGGTTCCATCTCGCCTGCGCCACCGGCTCCGTCTGCCCGGTCTGCAACGCCCGCTGGCCATACCAGGTGTCCTGCTACCCTTACTTACACCCGTACCagttcccgccgccgccgccgatgccgaGGCCGATGCCGATGTGGACGTCTCCCTTCGTGGACCAACCATCGCCagccgtgtacgacgacgacgagcCGTTGGAGCCTCTGGCGGCGCAGGGGGCGCCGCTCGACGACTGGGATCTCGTCCAGGACGCGGCCAACGGCGGAGGCAGGCTCGTCCTCGACGCGCACTGCGAGCACCCGGCCGTCGCGAGGGGGGAGCCGCACGACAGCTTCGTAGTGCTTGTCCACGCTAAGGCCCCCGGCGCagccaccgcggcggcggcggagcagacACGCACGCCGCTTGACCTCGTCACCGTGCTGGACGTCAGCGGCAGCATGACGGGCCGCAAGATCGCGCTGCTGAAGAAGGCCATGGACTTCGTCGTCGACCAGCTAGGCCCTGCTGACCGTCTCAGCGTCGTCGCCTTCTCAACGGACGCGCGTCGGCCCATCCCGCTGACGCGCATGTCGGACGCCGGGAAAGTCAAGGCCAAGGGCGCCGTGCAGTTGCTCATGGCTAATGGTGGAACAAATATCCTCAAGGGCCTCACTGAAGCTGCCAAGGTGCTCGACGGCCGCCGGCACAAGAACGCCGTCGCCAGCGTCATCCTCCTCTCGGACGGCCAGGACACGTACAacctgggaggaggaggaggaggttacggCTACGGCTCGGTCTCCTACTCCAAGAACTACCGTGCTCTCGTGCCAGGCTCCTTGCTGAGCGGCGCCGGCCACCGATCCACGCCGGTACACACGTTTGGCTTCGGCGGCGACCACGACTCGTCAGCCATGCACACGATCGCCGAGGAGACCGGCGGCACCTTCTCCTTCATCGAGGACGAGAAGGTGGTGCAGGACTCGTTCGCGCAGTGCATCGGCGGGCTCCTCTCCGTCGTCCTGCAGGAGGCGCTCATCACCGTCAAGTGCGTGCACCCCGTGCGCGTCCGGGCAGTCAAGTCCGGCCGCTACGACAGCAGCATCGACGCGTACGCGCGCTCCGCCTCCGTGGACGTCGGCGAGCTGTACGCGGACGAGGAGAGGCGCTTCCTGCTGCTGGTGGACGTGCCCAAGGCCGGCGACGCTGACGAAGTGACGCAGATCATGAAGGTGACCTGCACCTACCGCGACACGTCGACAGGGCAGGTGGTGGACGTGGCCGGCGAGGACGTGGCGGTGCAGAGACCCGTGGAGGTGGCCAAGGACCAGCAGCCGTCCATGGAGGTCGCGCGGGAGAAGTTCCGCGCGGAGGCGACCGAGGACATCGCGGCGGCGCGGGCCGCCGCGGAGCGCGGCGAGTACGCGGAGGCCGCGAGGATACTGGACCGCAGGCAGGAGGCGCTGCTGCCGGCGCTGGCCGACGACGCGAGGTGCAAGGCGCTGGTGGAGGAGCTGCGCGAGCTGAGCACCCGCGTGGCGAGCCGGCGGGAGTACGAGAAGTCGGGGCGCGCGTGCATCCTGACCGGCTACAGCTCCCACGCGCAGCAGCGCGCCGCGTCCGCCTGCGTGGCCGGTGCCGGAGGAGGATACCGTTGTCCACCGCCGCCCGGCGGGGCCGGGGGCATGGGCATGGGCGGGGCGGCGTCGGTTTTTGGTTTCGGTGCGGCGGGGGCGTACGCGACGCcggcgatgcagatgatggtggGCGCGTCGAGGCAAGTAcgtgagcagcagcagcagcagccggcgACGTTGAAGAGGAAGAGCGGAAGCGACGGCGTCAACTAA
- the LOC123090349 gene encoding mitochondrial inner membrane protein OXA1-like: MAFSAARRSLATNLSRHLTCRPHPSLSHLVPSHHDRGQDPSSSAAPNPTQRPAPFPSGDLRRRSRSQNLPFPHLLPFPFCARRSFSTSSPPPDGVIDAVARLISDAASSVAPAFSSEEVAAAAADSFLPVAAVQHLIDAVHSITGLNWWASIALTMLLVRTATIPLLVRQIKAQNRLSALKPEIIAINKEGDSRDPQSRHDRRKKLRELLKKHGVSRLTPFNRTFLQGSIILSFCCAIRNMIEKVPSLEGGGAYWFPDLTTPDELYILPVLTSMTVAVDELNVKARIQGQPILVQQVGKNLNRALAFLIIPLSVSICKMASEIRQGLPHNLESPPVILPT, translated from the exons atggcatTCTCCGCCGCGCGGAGGAGCCTGGCCACCAACCTCTCCCGCCACCTCACCTGCCGTCCccacccctccctctcccacctcgtCCCTTCCCACCACGACCGCGGCCAAGACCCCTCCTCCTCCGCTGCGCCAAACCCTACCCAGCGACCCGCGCCATTTCCCTCCGGCGACCTCCGCCGACGCTCGAGGTCCCAAaaccttcccttcccccacctcctccccttccccttctGCGCCCGCCgtagcttctccacctcctccccGCCCCCGGATGGCGTGATCGACGCCGTCGCGCGTCTCATCTCCGACGCCGCGTCCTCGGTCGCGCCCGCATTTTCGTCGGAGGAGGTGGCCGCCGCCGCGGCTGACTCGTTTCTCCCAGTCGCGGCCGTGCAGCACCTCATCGACGCCGTACACTCCATCACCGGGCTCAACTG GTGGGCTTCCATTGCGCTGACGATGTTGTTGGTCCGGACGGCGACCATCCCGCTGCTGGTGCGCCAGATCAAGGCCCAGAACAGGCTTTCT GCATTGAAGCCAGAAATCATAGCAATCAATAAGGAAGGAGAT TCAAGGGACCCACAATCGAGGCATGATAGGAGGAAGAAATTGCGTGAGCTATTAAAAAA GCATGGTGTTAGTCGATTGACACCCTTTAACCGTACATTCCTCCAGGGGTCTATAATTTTAAGCTTTTGCTGTGCT ATACGGAACATGATAGAGAAAGTCCCTTCTTTGGAAGGAGGTGGAGCATATTGGTTTCCTGATTTAACAACTCCAGATGAGCTTTACATCCTGCCGGTGTTGACATCAATGACAGTTGCTGTGGACGAG CTCAATGTGAAGGCGCGCATCCAGGGACAACCTATTCTTGTGCAGCAAGTGGGGAAGAACTTGAATAGAGCACTGGCTTTTCTGATTATACCGCTATCAGTGAGCATCTGCAAG ATGGCTTCTGAAATTCGCCAAGGTCTGCCCCATAACTTGGAAAGTCCACCAGTTATCCTTCCTACTTGA